In a single window of the Harpia harpyja isolate bHarHar1 chromosome 3, bHarHar1 primary haplotype, whole genome shotgun sequence genome:
- the NRDE2 gene encoding nuclear exosome regulator NRDE2 isoform X3 → MAWRTMSSCYLRIRELDWLSNPSFSTEDALLLHQRATEVANLIPEKSPLISRTTSKSELSGESDTDESLKQSSKKRKKKKKKHHNYKKTKKKTKGDSSSSESDRDTKHIKDKAEGSGRNHEKEGAANLDKKTSNLTSNRFVWLDDIQAFTAETFRIDKKPDPANWAYKSLYRGDIARYKRRGESCLGIDAKKQCITWGSSASKRKQLQRRPERYFTKNNVKMLNTDGIPVCNKSSPSDPTAFIPVFQMETDDPSDTTDMNPLGIYDPSTTVWLQGKGCKSTDHEPVNMQQTIQEPGININSILMTKVEEHNKKVRENPRDINAWMEFVSFQDELMRGPSPYASKGEQEVRRKSLKLILEKKLAILERAIESNPSNVDLKLARLKLCTEFWEPPALIKEWQKLIFLHPNNPELWKKYLLFCQSQFTTFSVSKINSLYGKCLTTLAAVQDGSMVSHPLLPGTEEAMLAIFIQQCHFLRQAGHSEKAVSLFQALIDFTFFKPDSVKDLPTRGQVEFFEPFWDSGEPRIGEKGARGWKAWMHQQEKGGWIALKPDDDDDDEEIDEDQEIKDKSLPKWHIWLDFEYSREARHWLPWRPDKTKKETEEDCEDPERQVLFDDLGPSLIQLSNPDLQHQLLYSFLQFLGVPCTSKLFPSNLYIAMDENNIFESVLSDEKPLTSVSFPLSGFNSIGHMDTMLRGRHHVGHYKEGEEFIQNVFHVLFLLFSGKEKSNLSICWLQYEISKVVQCLEAKNKKKVKAQGRKSKKLAKNLLKEPDNRNHLSLWKLYAYLEWLLGNIDDARKVFDTALCTAGTGGCKSPQLCSLSLLYAQLEAELLESTEGAIISRAVHILTKLAESGPYVPYSGQVLSVNVLKARKTYEHALQDYLSKTPVSDQDQVSDANQLVNLVGCYALFQYLTVGIDAAVLIYAQTSEKLEAPGPQKCENTGENFGIQNFPTALEAITLLHTNLLRFHMKISVYPLNPLREALTEALKRYPSNQSLWRSYIHIQRKSHSASKARRFFDGVTRSTNSLEPWLFAIQAEQLRKKLTENVQRADVGEIHSTIPETGLTNRIVALFEHAVQSENGTHCPLLWRMYLNFLASLGKKEKSKGLFYKALQNCPWAKVLYMDAVEYFPDDLQETLDLMTEKELRVRVPVEELDLLLEV, encoded by the exons ATGGCTTGGCGGACAATGAGTTCATGCTATTTAAGGATTAGAG AATTGGACTGGCTTAGTAACCCAAGCTTCTCTACAGAAGATGCACTATTACTGCATCAGCGTGCTACAGAAGTTGCAAATCTCATCCCTGAAAAATCACCACTAATAAG CAGGACAACCTCAAAATCAGAGTTGTCAGGGGAAAGTGATACAGATGAGAGTCTGAAACAGTcaagtaagaaaaggaaaaagaaaaagaagaagcatCACAACTataagaagacaaaaaagaaaacaaaaggcgACTCCAGTAGCAGCGAATCGGACCGGGACACTAAGCATATCAAGGACAAAGCTGAAGGAAGTGGCAGAAATCATgaaaaggaaggagcagcaaa tcTAGATAAGAAAACATCAAATCTTACCAGCAATCGCTTTGTTTGGCTTGATGATATCCAGGCTTTCACGGCAGAAACCTTCAGAATAGACAAGAAACCAGACCCTGCAAACTGGGCCTACAAATCCCTGTATCGAGGGGACATAGCAAG ATATAAGAGGAGAGGAGAGTCCTGTCTTGGCATAGATGCAAAGAAACAGTGTATAACTTGGGGCAGCTCTGCATCAAAAAGGAAGCAATTACAGAGGCGACCTGAGCGCTATTTCACAAAGAACAATGTGAAGATGCTGAACACAGATGGGATTCCTGTTTGCAATAAAAGTTCTCCATCTGACCCAACTGCTTTTATACCAGTTTTCCAAATGGAAACTGATGATCCTTCTGACACAACAGACATGAATCCTCTTGGGATTTATGATCCATCAACTACAGTGTGGCTACAAGGAAAAGGGTGCAAGAGTACAGACCATGAGCCTGTAAATATGCAGCAAACAATTCAAGAGCCTGGGATAAACATTAACTCCATTCTAATGACAAAAGTGGAAGAACATAACAAGAAAGTCAGAGAAAACCCAAGAGATATTAATGCTTGGAtggaatttgtttcttttcag gatGAATTAATGAGAGGACCTAGCCCTTATGCCAGTAAAGGAGAGCAGGAAGTAAGAAGAAAATCACTGAAGTTAATCTTAGAAAAGAAACTGGCTATTTTAGAGAGGGCAATTGAAAGCAATCCAAGTAATGTTGATCTGAAACTTGCCAGGCTGAAGCTTTGCACAGAATTCTGGGAACCACCAGCTTTAATCAAAGAATGGCAGAAGCTAATTTTCTTACATCCCAATAATCCAGAGCTGTGGAAGAAATATCTCCTGTTCTGTCAAAGTCAGTTCACtaccttttctgtttcaaaaatcaATAGTCTCTATGGAAAATGTTTGACTACATTGGCAGCTGTACAGGATGGCAGCATGGTTTCACATCCTCTACTGCCTGGCACAGAAGAAGCTATGCTAG CTATATTTATTCAGCAGTGCCACTTTCTGAGACAGGCTGGCCATTCTGAGAAAGCAGTGTCTTTGTTTCAGGCTCTGATTGACTTCACCTTCTTTAAACCTGACAGCGTAAAAGATCTGCCAACAAGGGGACAG GTGGAATTCTTTGAACCCTTTTGGGATAGCGGTGAACCACGAATTGGAGAAAAAGGAGCAAGAGGCTGGAAGGCATGGATGCATCAACAAGAAAAGGGTGGCTGGATTGCTCTTAAGCCTG atgatgatgatgatgatgaagagatAGATGAGGATCAAGAAATAAAGGATAAAAGTCTCCCCAAGTGGCATATTTGGTTGGATTTTGAATATTCTCGTGAAGCAAGGCATTGGTTACCTTGGAGGccagacaaaaccaaaaaggaaactgaagaagACTGTGAGGATCCAGAAAGACAG GTATTATTTGATGATCTTGGACCATCTTTAATCCAGCTTTCTAATCCAGATCTTCAACATCAACTACTGTACTCATTTTTGCAATTCCTGGGAGTTCCATGTACAAGTAAACTCTTTCCTTCCAACCTCTATATTGCCATGGATGAAAATAACATCTTTGAGAGTGTGCTTTCTGATGAAAAGCCACTGACTTCTGTTAGTTTTCCACTTTCTGGATTCAACAGTATTGGTCATATGGACACGATGCTACGAGGGAGACATCACGTAGGCCACTATAAAGAAGGAGAGGAGTTCATACAGAATGTTTTTCATGTTCTATTCCTGctattttcaggaaaggaaaaatctaaCCTGTCCATTTGTTGGTTACAGTATGAAATATCTAAG GTAGTTCAGTGTCTCGAAGCAAAAAATAAGAAGAAGGTGAAAGCACAAGGGAGGAAGAGTAAAAAGTTGGCCAAGAATCTCCTTAAAGAACCTGACAACCGAAACCACCTATCTCTCTGGAAACTGTATGCCTACCTAGAATGGCTGCTTGGCAACATTGATGATGCCAGGAAGGTATTTGACACAGCTCTTTGCACAGCAGGGACAGGAGGATGCAAGagtccccagctctgcagcctcagTCTGCTTTATGCTCAGCTGGAAGCAGAACTACTGGAAAGTACAGAAGGAGCCATTATATCACGTGCTGTTCATATATTGACCAAATTGGCTGAAAGTGGACCATATGTGCCCTATAGTGGACAAGTGTTATCTGTGAATGTCTTGAAAGCTCGTAAAACATATGAGCATGCGCTGCAAGATTATTTAAGTAAAACACCAGTTTCTGATCAGGATCAGGTCAGTGATGCTAATCAGCTGGTTAACTTGGTTGGTTGTTATGCactgttccagtatttgactgTTGGGATTGATGCTGCAGTATTAATATATGCACAGACTTCAGAAAAACTTGAAGCTCCTGGTccacagaaatgtgaaaatactGGAGAGAATTTTGGCATTCAAAATTTTCCCACTGCTCTTGAAGCTATCACACTGCTGCATACGAATTTACTCAGATTCCACATGAAAATTAGTGTTTATCCTTTGAATCCCCTGCGAGAGGCACTAACGGAGGCTCTGAAACGGTATCCTAGCAACCAATCTCTTTGGAGGTCATACATCCACATCCAAAGGAAGTCTCACAGTGCTAGCAAAGCACGAAGGTTTTTTGATGGTGTCACAAGGTCTACTAACTCTTTAGAGCCATGGCTGTTTGCAATCCAAGCagagcagctgagaaaaaaactcACTGAGAATGTCCAGAG ggCAGATGTTGGTGAAATACATTCTACTATTCCTGAAACTGGGTTAACAAATCGGATTGTAGCTCTATTCGAACATGCAGTTCAGAGTGAAAATGGTACCCATTGTCCACTGCTGTGGAGAATGTATTTAAACTTTCTG GCttcactaggaaaaaaagaaaaaagtaaaggatTGTTTTATAAAGCCCTTCAAAACTGTCCTTGGGCAAAg GTGCTCTATATGGATGCAGTAGAGTACTTCCCTGATGATCTGCAAGAGACACTTGATCTAATGACTGAAAAAGAACTGAGAGTGCGGGTACCTGTGGAAGAGCTGGATCTGTTATTAGAGGTTTAA
- the NRDE2 gene encoding nuclear exosome regulator NRDE2 isoform X1, with translation MALFPAFASATEPGEPPTGSSEGSRKELDWLSNPSFSTEDALLLHQRATEVANLIPEKSPLISRTTSKSELSGESDTDESLKQSSKKRKKKKKKHHNYKKTKKKTKGDSSSSESDRDTKHIKDKAEGSGRNHEKEGAANLDKKTSNLTSNRFVWLDDIQAFTAETFRIDKKPDPANWAYKSLYRGDIARYKRRGESCLGIDAKKQCITWGSSASKRKQLQRRPERYFTKNNVKMLNTDGIPVCNKSSPSDPTAFIPVFQMETDDPSDTTDMNPLGIYDPSTTVWLQGKGCKSTDHEPVNMQQTIQEPGININSILMTKVEEHNKKVRENPRDINAWMEFVSFQDELMRGPSPYASKGEQEVRRKSLKLILEKKLAILERAIESNPSNVDLKLARLKLCTEFWEPPALIKEWQKLIFLHPNNPELWKKYLLFCQSQFTTFSVSKINSLYGKCLTTLAAVQDGSMVSHPLLPGTEEAMLAIFIQQCHFLRQAGHSEKAVSLFQALIDFTFFKPDSVKDLPTRGQVEFFEPFWDSGEPRIGEKGARGWKAWMHQQEKGGWIALKPDDDDDDEEIDEDQEIKDKSLPKWHIWLDFEYSREARHWLPWRPDKTKKETEEDCEDPERQVLFDDLGPSLIQLSNPDLQHQLLYSFLQFLGVPCTSKLFPSNLYIAMDENNIFESVLSDEKPLTSVSFPLSGFNSIGHMDTMLRGRHHVGHYKEGEEFIQNVFHVLFLLFSGKEKSNLSICWLQYEISKVVQCLEAKNKKKVKAQGRKSKKLAKNLLKEPDNRNHLSLWKLYAYLEWLLGNIDDARKVFDTALCTAGTGGCKSPQLCSLSLLYAQLEAELLESTEGAIISRAVHILTKLAESGPYVPYSGQVLSVNVLKARKTYEHALQDYLSKTPVSDQDQVSDANQLVNLVGCYALFQYLTVGIDAAVLIYAQTSEKLEAPGPQKCENTGENFGIQNFPTALEAITLLHTNLLRFHMKISVYPLNPLREALTEALKRYPSNQSLWRSYIHIQRKSHSASKARRFFDGVTRSTNSLEPWLFAIQAEQLRKKLTENVQRADVGEIHSTIPETGLTNRIVALFEHAVQSENGTHCPLLWRMYLNFLASLGKKEKSKGLFYKALQNCPWAKVLYMDAVEYFPDDLQETLDLMTEKELRVRVPVEELDLLLEV, from the exons AATTGGACTGGCTTAGTAACCCAAGCTTCTCTACAGAAGATGCACTATTACTGCATCAGCGTGCTACAGAAGTTGCAAATCTCATCCCTGAAAAATCACCACTAATAAG CAGGACAACCTCAAAATCAGAGTTGTCAGGGGAAAGTGATACAGATGAGAGTCTGAAACAGTcaagtaagaaaaggaaaaagaaaaagaagaagcatCACAACTataagaagacaaaaaagaaaacaaaaggcgACTCCAGTAGCAGCGAATCGGACCGGGACACTAAGCATATCAAGGACAAAGCTGAAGGAAGTGGCAGAAATCATgaaaaggaaggagcagcaaa tcTAGATAAGAAAACATCAAATCTTACCAGCAATCGCTTTGTTTGGCTTGATGATATCCAGGCTTTCACGGCAGAAACCTTCAGAATAGACAAGAAACCAGACCCTGCAAACTGGGCCTACAAATCCCTGTATCGAGGGGACATAGCAAG ATATAAGAGGAGAGGAGAGTCCTGTCTTGGCATAGATGCAAAGAAACAGTGTATAACTTGGGGCAGCTCTGCATCAAAAAGGAAGCAATTACAGAGGCGACCTGAGCGCTATTTCACAAAGAACAATGTGAAGATGCTGAACACAGATGGGATTCCTGTTTGCAATAAAAGTTCTCCATCTGACCCAACTGCTTTTATACCAGTTTTCCAAATGGAAACTGATGATCCTTCTGACACAACAGACATGAATCCTCTTGGGATTTATGATCCATCAACTACAGTGTGGCTACAAGGAAAAGGGTGCAAGAGTACAGACCATGAGCCTGTAAATATGCAGCAAACAATTCAAGAGCCTGGGATAAACATTAACTCCATTCTAATGACAAAAGTGGAAGAACATAACAAGAAAGTCAGAGAAAACCCAAGAGATATTAATGCTTGGAtggaatttgtttcttttcag gatGAATTAATGAGAGGACCTAGCCCTTATGCCAGTAAAGGAGAGCAGGAAGTAAGAAGAAAATCACTGAAGTTAATCTTAGAAAAGAAACTGGCTATTTTAGAGAGGGCAATTGAAAGCAATCCAAGTAATGTTGATCTGAAACTTGCCAGGCTGAAGCTTTGCACAGAATTCTGGGAACCACCAGCTTTAATCAAAGAATGGCAGAAGCTAATTTTCTTACATCCCAATAATCCAGAGCTGTGGAAGAAATATCTCCTGTTCTGTCAAAGTCAGTTCACtaccttttctgtttcaaaaatcaATAGTCTCTATGGAAAATGTTTGACTACATTGGCAGCTGTACAGGATGGCAGCATGGTTTCACATCCTCTACTGCCTGGCACAGAAGAAGCTATGCTAG CTATATTTATTCAGCAGTGCCACTTTCTGAGACAGGCTGGCCATTCTGAGAAAGCAGTGTCTTTGTTTCAGGCTCTGATTGACTTCACCTTCTTTAAACCTGACAGCGTAAAAGATCTGCCAACAAGGGGACAG GTGGAATTCTTTGAACCCTTTTGGGATAGCGGTGAACCACGAATTGGAGAAAAAGGAGCAAGAGGCTGGAAGGCATGGATGCATCAACAAGAAAAGGGTGGCTGGATTGCTCTTAAGCCTG atgatgatgatgatgatgaagagatAGATGAGGATCAAGAAATAAAGGATAAAAGTCTCCCCAAGTGGCATATTTGGTTGGATTTTGAATATTCTCGTGAAGCAAGGCATTGGTTACCTTGGAGGccagacaaaaccaaaaaggaaactgaagaagACTGTGAGGATCCAGAAAGACAG GTATTATTTGATGATCTTGGACCATCTTTAATCCAGCTTTCTAATCCAGATCTTCAACATCAACTACTGTACTCATTTTTGCAATTCCTGGGAGTTCCATGTACAAGTAAACTCTTTCCTTCCAACCTCTATATTGCCATGGATGAAAATAACATCTTTGAGAGTGTGCTTTCTGATGAAAAGCCACTGACTTCTGTTAGTTTTCCACTTTCTGGATTCAACAGTATTGGTCATATGGACACGATGCTACGAGGGAGACATCACGTAGGCCACTATAAAGAAGGAGAGGAGTTCATACAGAATGTTTTTCATGTTCTATTCCTGctattttcaggaaaggaaaaatctaaCCTGTCCATTTGTTGGTTACAGTATGAAATATCTAAG GTAGTTCAGTGTCTCGAAGCAAAAAATAAGAAGAAGGTGAAAGCACAAGGGAGGAAGAGTAAAAAGTTGGCCAAGAATCTCCTTAAAGAACCTGACAACCGAAACCACCTATCTCTCTGGAAACTGTATGCCTACCTAGAATGGCTGCTTGGCAACATTGATGATGCCAGGAAGGTATTTGACACAGCTCTTTGCACAGCAGGGACAGGAGGATGCAAGagtccccagctctgcagcctcagTCTGCTTTATGCTCAGCTGGAAGCAGAACTACTGGAAAGTACAGAAGGAGCCATTATATCACGTGCTGTTCATATATTGACCAAATTGGCTGAAAGTGGACCATATGTGCCCTATAGTGGACAAGTGTTATCTGTGAATGTCTTGAAAGCTCGTAAAACATATGAGCATGCGCTGCAAGATTATTTAAGTAAAACACCAGTTTCTGATCAGGATCAGGTCAGTGATGCTAATCAGCTGGTTAACTTGGTTGGTTGTTATGCactgttccagtatttgactgTTGGGATTGATGCTGCAGTATTAATATATGCACAGACTTCAGAAAAACTTGAAGCTCCTGGTccacagaaatgtgaaaatactGGAGAGAATTTTGGCATTCAAAATTTTCCCACTGCTCTTGAAGCTATCACACTGCTGCATACGAATTTACTCAGATTCCACATGAAAATTAGTGTTTATCCTTTGAATCCCCTGCGAGAGGCACTAACGGAGGCTCTGAAACGGTATCCTAGCAACCAATCTCTTTGGAGGTCATACATCCACATCCAAAGGAAGTCTCACAGTGCTAGCAAAGCACGAAGGTTTTTTGATGGTGTCACAAGGTCTACTAACTCTTTAGAGCCATGGCTGTTTGCAATCCAAGCagagcagctgagaaaaaaactcACTGAGAATGTCCAGAG ggCAGATGTTGGTGAAATACATTCTACTATTCCTGAAACTGGGTTAACAAATCGGATTGTAGCTCTATTCGAACATGCAGTTCAGAGTGAAAATGGTACCCATTGTCCACTGCTGTGGAGAATGTATTTAAACTTTCTG GCttcactaggaaaaaaagaaaaaagtaaaggatTGTTTTATAAAGCCCTTCAAAACTGTCCTTGGGCAAAg GTGCTCTATATGGATGCAGTAGAGTACTTCCCTGATGATCTGCAAGAGACACTTGATCTAATGACTGAAAAAGAACTGAGAGTGCGGGTACCTGTGGAAGAGCTGGATCTGTTATTAGAGGTTTAA
- the NRDE2 gene encoding nuclear exosome regulator NRDE2 isoform X5 produces the protein MTELDWLSNPSFSTEDALLLHQRATEVANLIPEKSPLISRTTSKSELSGESDTDESLKQSSKKRKKKKKKHHNYKKTKKKTKGDSSSSESDRDTKHIKDKAEGSGRNHEKEGAANLDKKTSNLTSNRFVWLDDIQAFTAETFRIDKKPDPANWAYKSLYRGDIARYKRRGESCLGIDAKKQCITWGSSASKRKQLQRRPERYFTKNNVKMLNTDGIPVCNKSSPSDPTAFIPVFQMETDDPSDTTDMNPLGIYDPSTTVWLQGKGCKSTDHEPVNMQQTIQEPGININSILMTKVEEHNKKVRENPRDINAWMEFVSFQDELMRGPSPYASKGEQEVRRKSLKLILEKKLAILERAIESNPSNVDLKLARLKLCTEFWEPPALIKEWQKLIFLHPNNPELWKKYLLFCQSQFTTFSVSKINSLYGKCLTTLAAVQDGSMVSHPLLPGTEEAMLAIFIQQCHFLRQAGHSEKAVSLFQALIDFTFFKPDSVKDLPTRGQVEFFEPFWDSGEPRIGEKGARGWKAWMHQQEKGGWIALKPDDDDDDEEIDEDQEIKDKSLPKWHIWLDFEYSREARHWLPWRPDKTKKETEEDCEDPERQVLFDDLGPSLIQLSNPDLQHQLLYSFLQFLGVPCTSKLFPSNLYIAMDENNIFESVLSDEKPLTSVSFPLSGFNSIGHMDTMLRGRHHVGHYKEGEEFIQNVFHVLFLLFSGKEKSNLSICWLQYEISKVVQCLEAKNKKKVKAQGRKSKKLAKNLLKEPDNRNHLSLWKLYAYLEWLLGNIDDARKVFDTALCTAGTGGCKSPQLCSLSLLYAQLEAELLESTEGAIISRAVHILTKLAESGPYVPYSGQVLSVNVLKARKTYEHALQDYLSKTPVSDQDQVSDANQLVNLVGCYALFQYLTVGIDAAVLIYAQTSEKLEAPGPQKCENTGENFGIQNFPTALEAITLLHTNLLRFHMKISVYPLNPLREALTEALKRYPSNQSLWRSYIHIQRKSHSASKARRFFDGVTRSTNSLEPWLFAIQAEQLRKKLTENVQRADVGEIHSTIPETGLTNRIVALFEHAVQSENGTHCPLLWRMYLNFLASLGKKEKSKGLFYKALQNCPWAKVLYMDAVEYFPDDLQETLDLMTEKELRVRVPVEELDLLLEV, from the exons AATTGGACTGGCTTAGTAACCCAAGCTTCTCTACAGAAGATGCACTATTACTGCATCAGCGTGCTACAGAAGTTGCAAATCTCATCCCTGAAAAATCACCACTAATAAG CAGGACAACCTCAAAATCAGAGTTGTCAGGGGAAAGTGATACAGATGAGAGTCTGAAACAGTcaagtaagaaaaggaaaaagaaaaagaagaagcatCACAACTataagaagacaaaaaagaaaacaaaaggcgACTCCAGTAGCAGCGAATCGGACCGGGACACTAAGCATATCAAGGACAAAGCTGAAGGAAGTGGCAGAAATCATgaaaaggaaggagcagcaaa tcTAGATAAGAAAACATCAAATCTTACCAGCAATCGCTTTGTTTGGCTTGATGATATCCAGGCTTTCACGGCAGAAACCTTCAGAATAGACAAGAAACCAGACCCTGCAAACTGGGCCTACAAATCCCTGTATCGAGGGGACATAGCAAG ATATAAGAGGAGAGGAGAGTCCTGTCTTGGCATAGATGCAAAGAAACAGTGTATAACTTGGGGCAGCTCTGCATCAAAAAGGAAGCAATTACAGAGGCGACCTGAGCGCTATTTCACAAAGAACAATGTGAAGATGCTGAACACAGATGGGATTCCTGTTTGCAATAAAAGTTCTCCATCTGACCCAACTGCTTTTATACCAGTTTTCCAAATGGAAACTGATGATCCTTCTGACACAACAGACATGAATCCTCTTGGGATTTATGATCCATCAACTACAGTGTGGCTACAAGGAAAAGGGTGCAAGAGTACAGACCATGAGCCTGTAAATATGCAGCAAACAATTCAAGAGCCTGGGATAAACATTAACTCCATTCTAATGACAAAAGTGGAAGAACATAACAAGAAAGTCAGAGAAAACCCAAGAGATATTAATGCTTGGAtggaatttgtttcttttcag gatGAATTAATGAGAGGACCTAGCCCTTATGCCAGTAAAGGAGAGCAGGAAGTAAGAAGAAAATCACTGAAGTTAATCTTAGAAAAGAAACTGGCTATTTTAGAGAGGGCAATTGAAAGCAATCCAAGTAATGTTGATCTGAAACTTGCCAGGCTGAAGCTTTGCACAGAATTCTGGGAACCACCAGCTTTAATCAAAGAATGGCAGAAGCTAATTTTCTTACATCCCAATAATCCAGAGCTGTGGAAGAAATATCTCCTGTTCTGTCAAAGTCAGTTCACtaccttttctgtttcaaaaatcaATAGTCTCTATGGAAAATGTTTGACTACATTGGCAGCTGTACAGGATGGCAGCATGGTTTCACATCCTCTACTGCCTGGCACAGAAGAAGCTATGCTAG CTATATTTATTCAGCAGTGCCACTTTCTGAGACAGGCTGGCCATTCTGAGAAAGCAGTGTCTTTGTTTCAGGCTCTGATTGACTTCACCTTCTTTAAACCTGACAGCGTAAAAGATCTGCCAACAAGGGGACAG GTGGAATTCTTTGAACCCTTTTGGGATAGCGGTGAACCACGAATTGGAGAAAAAGGAGCAAGAGGCTGGAAGGCATGGATGCATCAACAAGAAAAGGGTGGCTGGATTGCTCTTAAGCCTG atgatgatgatgatgatgaagagatAGATGAGGATCAAGAAATAAAGGATAAAAGTCTCCCCAAGTGGCATATTTGGTTGGATTTTGAATATTCTCGTGAAGCAAGGCATTGGTTACCTTGGAGGccagacaaaaccaaaaaggaaactgaagaagACTGTGAGGATCCAGAAAGACAG GTATTATTTGATGATCTTGGACCATCTTTAATCCAGCTTTCTAATCCAGATCTTCAACATCAACTACTGTACTCATTTTTGCAATTCCTGGGAGTTCCATGTACAAGTAAACTCTTTCCTTCCAACCTCTATATTGCCATGGATGAAAATAACATCTTTGAGAGTGTGCTTTCTGATGAAAAGCCACTGACTTCTGTTAGTTTTCCACTTTCTGGATTCAACAGTATTGGTCATATGGACACGATGCTACGAGGGAGACATCACGTAGGCCACTATAAAGAAGGAGAGGAGTTCATACAGAATGTTTTTCATGTTCTATTCCTGctattttcaggaaaggaaaaatctaaCCTGTCCATTTGTTGGTTACAGTATGAAATATCTAAG GTAGTTCAGTGTCTCGAAGCAAAAAATAAGAAGAAGGTGAAAGCACAAGGGAGGAAGAGTAAAAAGTTGGCCAAGAATCTCCTTAAAGAACCTGACAACCGAAACCACCTATCTCTCTGGAAACTGTATGCCTACCTAGAATGGCTGCTTGGCAACATTGATGATGCCAGGAAGGTATTTGACACAGCTCTTTGCACAGCAGGGACAGGAGGATGCAAGagtccccagctctgcagcctcagTCTGCTTTATGCTCAGCTGGAAGCAGAACTACTGGAAAGTACAGAAGGAGCCATTATATCACGTGCTGTTCATATATTGACCAAATTGGCTGAAAGTGGACCATATGTGCCCTATAGTGGACAAGTGTTATCTGTGAATGTCTTGAAAGCTCGTAAAACATATGAGCATGCGCTGCAAGATTATTTAAGTAAAACACCAGTTTCTGATCAGGATCAGGTCAGTGATGCTAATCAGCTGGTTAACTTGGTTGGTTGTTATGCactgttccagtatttgactgTTGGGATTGATGCTGCAGTATTAATATATGCACAGACTTCAGAAAAACTTGAAGCTCCTGGTccacagaaatgtgaaaatactGGAGAGAATTTTGGCATTCAAAATTTTCCCACTGCTCTTGAAGCTATCACACTGCTGCATACGAATTTACTCAGATTCCACATGAAAATTAGTGTTTATCCTTTGAATCCCCTGCGAGAGGCACTAACGGAGGCTCTGAAACGGTATCCTAGCAACCAATCTCTTTGGAGGTCATACATCCACATCCAAAGGAAGTCTCACAGTGCTAGCAAAGCACGAAGGTTTTTTGATGGTGTCACAAGGTCTACTAACTCTTTAGAGCCATGGCTGTTTGCAATCCAAGCagagcagctgagaaaaaaactcACTGAGAATGTCCAGAG ggCAGATGTTGGTGAAATACATTCTACTATTCCTGAAACTGGGTTAACAAATCGGATTGTAGCTCTATTCGAACATGCAGTTCAGAGTGAAAATGGTACCCATTGTCCACTGCTGTGGAGAATGTATTTAAACTTTCTG GCttcactaggaaaaaaagaaaaaagtaaaggatTGTTTTATAAAGCCCTTCAAAACTGTCCTTGGGCAAAg GTGCTCTATATGGATGCAGTAGAGTACTTCCCTGATGATCTGCAAGAGACACTTGATCTAATGACTGAAAAAGAACTGAGAGTGCGGGTACCTGTGGAAGAGCTGGATCTGTTATTAGAGGTTTAA